The following DNA comes from Candidatus Zixiibacteriota bacterium.
AAATATCTCTTTACCGTGGCCTCACCATCGATGAGCGCCACCACGATATCTCCTTTGTTGGCCACCTGTTGTTTGCGAACGAGAACCAGGTCACCATCGAAAATCCCGGCCATTTTCATTGAGTCGCCGTTTACTCGGAGGGTAAACGAGTCACCTTTGGGCAGAAAAGTCAGGTCAACAGCGATATCTCCCTCAATGTTTTCAATAGCATCGATCGGGCGTCCGGCCGGGACAGAGCCGACCAGCGGTACGCGCCCCACATTTCCGACCAGGTCTCTAGCCAGGGCCAGACCGCGTGAAATAAGCGCTTCTTTCTTGATATAGCCCTTTTTCTGCAGAGCCGATAAATGGGTTCGGACACCGTTTGTTGAGTTAATTCCGAATCGAGCGCCAATCTCGCGTATTGTCGGAGAATGACCTCGTTCGCTGATTTGCTCCTGGATGTATTCAAGTATCTGCCGCTGTCGTTCGGTCAGAGAGGCTTTAACCAAGTTAAGTCCTTTCGTTTCCCGCCGTTTCATGTTCTCCCAAACTGTTCATATCGGTCGAAATTACTGGAGAACACGTTCTTGAACCATCATCTAAGTTATACTGCTCGTTTGGGCACCTGTCAATATATTTTAGTGTTTCCCGGTGTATTGAATATCACATTCTGATTGGATCAGCCTTTGGGATGGCTCTGCGGAGCCTTATATTGTTTCCTGTGTTTTGGTTTGTCATGATCCTGAGACTTGAGGGATTGTTGACAAACCTCAATCGCGGCAGAAACAAGCCCCGCCGTTACGTGTTAGATAACCTTAACCTCGCGTAGCGAGCGGCCTTGTGTCGCCCGCATTACAGTTATGTTTACTGAATATCCAAGTGTATGGCTTTTCCAACAGTCCCCTGAACAAGGAGGATAATTTGACTTTTAAGATAATTAAACCGACTGATATCCCGGATAATGTCTTCAAGCTTATTGGTCGGGATTGGATGCTTGTCACCGCCGGGACAATAGATAAATACAACACCATGACAGCTTCCTGGGGCGGATTCGGCCATCTCTGGAATAGGGATATCTGCTGGTGTGTGGTGCGCCCGCAGCGTTACACCTTTGGATTCATGGAGCAAGCGGACCGTTTCACCCTGTCGTTTTTTACCGAGGAGTACCGCGACGCCCTCAAATTCTGTGGGACAAAATCCGGCCGCGATCATGATAAGGCCACCGAGACCGGGTTGACACCGTTTTCTACCGAGTCTGGAGCAGTTTCATTTGAGCAGGCTCGACTAGTTTTGGAATGCCGGAAAGACTATATCCAGGATCTTGATCCCAGAGGTTTCCTTGATCCGAAAATCCATTCGGAGTATCCGAATAAAGACTACCATCGTATGTATCTGGGTGAAATAGAACGTTGTCTCATGAGAGAGGCATAACGTTGAATTACGCAGGCTGAGGAGCCTGTAATCCGGTATCTCTTCAAAATGAAAAAGCGCCGATCTAATCAAGACCGGCGCTTTGTCTTTTCGTATAGGGCAGACTGAAAGATTAACCCTCAGCCTCACGTTCGGCTTTGGCTTCAGCGATAATCTTCTGAGCCGCGTCGAACGGGACTTCCTCGTAATGAGAGAACTCAACCGAGTAGAAACCCTGTCCCTGAGTCATGGACCGTAGATCGACAGCATACTGATACAGCTCGGACTGGGGTACAGTAGCCCGAATGATCTGATTCTTGCCGGACGGGTCCATGCCGGCCACCTTACCGCGACGGGATGAAAGATCACCCATTACGTCGCCGGTGTATTCATCCGGAACGGTGACTTCGACGTTGTATATCGGTTCCAGGAGAACCGGTTTGGCATCCATGAAGGCTTGTTTGAAGGCCATGGAGCCGGCGATTTTGAAGGCCATATCGGAGGAGTCGACGTCGTGGTATTTACCGTAATAAAGGCGAACACGTACGTCAACGATCTGCGATCCGGCCAGACCGCCGTTGGTCATGGCTTCAACAACACCTTTTTCGACCGCCGGGATGAATTTGGACGGAATCACTCCGCCCTTGATTTCATCTACAAACTCAAAACCGGCACCACGATCGGTCGGTTCCATTTTGATATGAACCTCACCAAACTGACCGCGGCCACCGGACTGTTTCTTGTGACGATATTGTGTGTCAGCCTTGCCCTTGATCGTCTCACGATAAGGAATTCGCGGCTTGCACAACTCTACTTCAACCCCATAACGAGCCTTGAGTTTCTCGGTAAGAACCTCAATATGGGTTGGCCCCTGGCCATACAGAACCTGTTGAGCCAGAGCCGGATCGGCGATCAGCTTGAAAGTAGGGTCTTCTTCATGAAGCTTGGCGAGACCGTTGGCTATTTTGTCCTCGTCACCCTTCGATTTGCTCTTGATTGCTACATCCATTACCGGGTTGGGGTACACAGTCGGTGGAATGGTTAGCTTGACATCGGCGGCTGCAAGGGTGTTGCCGGTATGGGTACCTTTTAATTTTACCAGAAGAACGATGTCTCCGGCTATGCCTGAGGTTAGCTCGATACGGTTTTTGCCCTGAAGGGTGTACATCTGTGTTACACGCTCGGCATTTCCGGTTTGCTGATTGACGAGATCCTGACCGGACTTTAATGTGCCGGTGATCAATTTGACAAAAGTAAGATCTCCCAAGTGACTCTCGGACATGATCTTGAATACGTACCCAAGAGGCTTGGCGGAGGCATCATAGGCGATCTCGG
Coding sequences within:
- the lexA gene encoding transcriptional repressor LexA → MKRRETKGLNLVKASLTERQRQILEYIQEQISERGHSPTIREIGARFGINSTNGVRTHLSALQKKGYIKKEALISRGLALARDLVGNVGRVPLVGSVPAGRPIDAIENIEGDIAVDLTFLPKGDSFTLRVNGDSMKMAGIFDGDLVLVRKQQVANKGDIVVALIDGEATVKRYFPEGNQIRLQPENDAYEPIIVDRSSGEFHIAGIVVGLMRKMAR
- the fusA gene encoding elongation factor G, whose amino-acid sequence is MKEFTTDKIRNICLTGQRGCGKTSLGDTVSFLVGANTRIGNVDDGSSLLDHLDAEMSRNTTLTSKLLACDWQGTKLNILDNPGHPDFIGELFGTLKVAESAIMLINAVAGVEVGTQIQWEAFNSQNISRCFFLNKMENENVIWKNNISGLKEAFGDAVAPVQIPIGESAGFKGIVDVIGKKAYTFDDKGKPVPTDIPADIKDAVESQREKLIELAAEGDDALMEKYFEEGTLSEEEFTRGFKLSIKSGKAFPVLCGSAKKNMGITLLLDFAARFLPAPSERKVEVVKTGTEEKSEIAYDASAKPLGYVFKIMSESHLGDLTFVKLITGTLKSGQDLVNQQTGNAERVTQMYTLQGKNRIELTSGIAGDIVLLVKLKGTHTGNTLAAADVKLTIPPTVYPNPVMDVAIKSKSKGDEDKIANGLAKLHEEDPTFKLIADPALAQQVLYGQGPTHIEVLTEKLKARYGVEVELCKPRIPYRETIKGKADTQYRHKKQSGGRGQFGEVHIKMEPTDRGAGFEFVDEIKGGVIPSKFIPAVEKGVVEAMTNGGLAGSQIVDVRVRLYYGKYHDVDSSDMAFKIAGSMAFKQAFMDAKPVLLEPIYNVEVTVPDEYTGDVMGDLSSRRGKVAGMDPSGKNQIIRATVPQSELYQYAVDLRSMTQGQGFYSVEFSHYEEVPFDAAQKIIAEAKAEREAEG
- a CDS encoding flavin reductase, which codes for MTFKIIKPTDIPDNVFKLIGRDWMLVTAGTIDKYNTMTASWGGFGHLWNRDICWCVVRPQRYTFGFMEQADRFTLSFFTEEYRDALKFCGTKSGRDHDKATETGLTPFSTESGAVSFEQARLVLECRKDYIQDLDPRGFLDPKIHSEYPNKDYHRMYLGEIERCLMREA